One Vespa crabro chromosome 1, iyVesCrab1.2, whole genome shotgun sequence genomic region harbors:
- the LOC124427105 gene encoding threonine--tRNA ligase 1, cytoplasmic isoform X2: MVDNVVSSDVQTLNIKEEKAKMKPGKEKKVAVEKNSISELNPWPEYIQERIILWDKLKAEYDAEIANKESEEIIVTLPDGKEVTCQSWRTTPYEIARNISQGLSDSIVIAKVNNELWDLDRPLEYNCKLQLLKFDDPDAQQVFWHSSAHILGEAMERIYGGCLCYGPPIENGFYYDMYLGDKGISNLDFPSLETLYKGIVKEKQPFERLEMKKEDLLEMFKYNEFKIRILNDKVHTPTTTVYRCGPLIDLCRGPHIRHTGKVKAIKVTKNSSTYWEGNAEAESLQRIYGISFPDTKQMKEWEKFQEEAAKRDHRKIGKEQELFFFHELSPGSCFFQPRGAYIYNTLIEFIRGEYRKRGFQEVVSPNIYNSKLWQTSGHWQHYADNMFSFDVEKETFALKPMNCPGHCMIFDVRNRSWRELPLRMADFGVLHRNELSGALTGLTRVRRFQQDDAHIFCTIDQIKDEMLGALDFLRHVYSVFGFTFNLCLSTRPEKYLGDLALWDLAEKALEDSLNAFGESWKINPQDGAFYGPKIDITIMDALKRSHQCATIQLDFQLPIRFNLSYINESGEKTRPVIIHRAILGSVERMIAILTESYAGKWPFWLSPRQVMVIPVGTPFEEYAIEVKTKLWEAGFNAEVDTDSSDTMNKKIRNAQLAQFNFILVVGEKERNAGTVNVRTRDNVVHGEIKTEDLIEKFKLFKERKDRNCEERFQ; this comes from the exons ATGGTTGACAACGTGGTATCATCCGATGTGCAAACCTTAAATATTAAGGAAGAAAAG gcGAAAATGAAGccaggaaaagagaaaaaagttgcAGTTGAAAAGAATTCAATTAGTGAATTAAATCCATGGCCTGAATATATAcaa GAACGTATAATATTATGGGATAAGTTAAAAGCCGAATACGATGCTGAAATTGCTAATAAAGAATCAGAAGAGATAATTGTGACGCTTCCAGATGGGAAAGAAGTTACCTGCCAATCATGGCGTACTACACCATATGAAATTGCAAGGAATATTAGTCAAGGACTATCGGATAGTATTGTAATAGCAAAGGTTAATAATGAACTTTGGGATCTCGATAGACCTTTGGAATACAATTGTAAACTTCAACTTCTTAAATTCGACGATCCAGACGCACAACAAGTTTTCTGGCATTCTAGTGCTCATATCCTTGGAGAAGCCATGGAAAGAATATATGGTGGTTGTTTATGTTATGGACCTCCAATTGAAAATGGTTTTTACTATGACATGTACCTTGGCGATAAAGGTATATCTAATTTAGATTTTCCTTCTTTGGAAACTTTATATAAGGGAATAGTTAAAGAAAAGCAACCATTTGAAAGgctcgaaatgaaaaaagaagatttattagaaatgtttaaatataatgaatttaaaatacgaattttaaatgataaagtACATACTCCTACTACTACGGTTTATAGATGTGGCCCATTGATCGATTTATGTAGAGGTCCACATATTAGACATACGGGAAAGGTTAAAGCTATTAAAGTTACGAAAAATTCTTCAACATATTGGGAAGGTAACGCCGAAGCAGAATCATTGCAAAGAATATATGGAATAAGTTTTCCTGATACTAAACAAATGAAAGAATGGGAAAAATTTCAAGAAGAAGCTGCTAAACGTGATCATAGAAAAATTGGAAAGGAACaagaattattctttttccatgAACTTTCACCTGGTTCTTGCTTCTTTCAACCACGTGGCGCTTATATTTATAACActttaatcgaatttattcgtggtgaatatagaaagagaggttTTCAAGAGGTTGTCTCtcctaatatttataatagtaaattaTGGCAAACTTCTGGTCATTGGCAACATTATGCAGATAATATGTTTTCATTTGACGTTGAAAAGGAAACGTTTGCATTAAAGCCAATGAATTGTCCAGGTCATTGTATGATTTTTGACGTAAGAAATAGATCTTGGCGTGAATTGCCTTTAAGAATGGCAGATTTTGGTGTATTACATCGCAATGAATTATCTGGCGCATTAACCGGTCTTACTAGAGTTAGACGTTTCCAACAAGATGATGCACATATATTTTGCACGATAGATCAAATCAAGGATGAAATGTTAGGAGCATTGGATTTCCTACGTCATGTATATTCTGTATTTggttttacatttaatttatgtTTATCTACGCGCCCTGAAAAATATTTGGGAGATTTGGCTCTTTGGGATTTAGCAGAAAAAGCATTGGAGGACAGTTTAAATGCTTTTGGAGAATCGTGGAAAATAAATCCTCAGGATGGTGCTTTTTATGGTCCTAAAATTGATATAACAATTATGGATGCTTTAAAAAGATCACATCAATGTGCTACGATACAATTAGATTTTCAATTACCaattagatttaatttatCGTACATCAA tGAATCAGGCGAAAAGACAAGGCCAGTAATTATTCACAGAGCTATATTGGGTTCTGTAGAAAGAATGATCGCTATCCTTACCGAATCTTATGCAGGAAAGTGGCCATTTTGGTTATCACCAAGACAAGTAATGGTGATTCCTGTTGGAACACCTTTTGAGGAATATGCGATTGAAGTTAAAACGAAACTTTGGGAGGCAGGCTTTAATGCAGAAGTTGATACTGATTCTAGTGATAcgatgaacaaaaaaattcgTAATGCTCAATTGGCACAATTTAACTTTATACTTG ttgtcggagagaaagaacgaaacgcTGGGACTGTGAACGTTCGTACGAGAGATAACGTTGTTCACGGTGAAATCAAAACGGAGGATTTAATCGAaaagtttaaattatttaaagaaaggaaagatcgTAACTGCGAGGAAAGGTTTCAATAA
- the LOC124427105 gene encoding threonine--tRNA ligase 1, cytoplasmic isoform X1, which produces MLTSLRFYGYRIIYSGTRRKYAWAKMKPGKEKKVAVEKNSISELNPWPEYIQERIILWDKLKAEYDAEIANKESEEIIVTLPDGKEVTCQSWRTTPYEIARNISQGLSDSIVIAKVNNELWDLDRPLEYNCKLQLLKFDDPDAQQVFWHSSAHILGEAMERIYGGCLCYGPPIENGFYYDMYLGDKGISNLDFPSLETLYKGIVKEKQPFERLEMKKEDLLEMFKYNEFKIRILNDKVHTPTTTVYRCGPLIDLCRGPHIRHTGKVKAIKVTKNSSTYWEGNAEAESLQRIYGISFPDTKQMKEWEKFQEEAAKRDHRKIGKEQELFFFHELSPGSCFFQPRGAYIYNTLIEFIRGEYRKRGFQEVVSPNIYNSKLWQTSGHWQHYADNMFSFDVEKETFALKPMNCPGHCMIFDVRNRSWRELPLRMADFGVLHRNELSGALTGLTRVRRFQQDDAHIFCTIDQIKDEMLGALDFLRHVYSVFGFTFNLCLSTRPEKYLGDLALWDLAEKALEDSLNAFGESWKINPQDGAFYGPKIDITIMDALKRSHQCATIQLDFQLPIRFNLSYINESGEKTRPVIIHRAILGSVERMIAILTESYAGKWPFWLSPRQVMVIPVGTPFEEYAIEVKTKLWEAGFNAEVDTDSSDTMNKKIRNAQLAQFNFILVVGEKERNAGTVNVRTRDNVVHGEIKTEDLIEKFKLFKERKDRNCEERFQ; this is translated from the exons atgttGACGTCTTTGCGATTTTACGGTTATAGGATCATTTACAGTGGTACTAGACGGAAGTACGCTTGG gcGAAAATGAAGccaggaaaagagaaaaaagttgcAGTTGAAAAGAATTCAATTAGTGAATTAAATCCATGGCCTGAATATATAcaa GAACGTATAATATTATGGGATAAGTTAAAAGCCGAATACGATGCTGAAATTGCTAATAAAGAATCAGAAGAGATAATTGTGACGCTTCCAGATGGGAAAGAAGTTACCTGCCAATCATGGCGTACTACACCATATGAAATTGCAAGGAATATTAGTCAAGGACTATCGGATAGTATTGTAATAGCAAAGGTTAATAATGAACTTTGGGATCTCGATAGACCTTTGGAATACAATTGTAAACTTCAACTTCTTAAATTCGACGATCCAGACGCACAACAAGTTTTCTGGCATTCTAGTGCTCATATCCTTGGAGAAGCCATGGAAAGAATATATGGTGGTTGTTTATGTTATGGACCTCCAATTGAAAATGGTTTTTACTATGACATGTACCTTGGCGATAAAGGTATATCTAATTTAGATTTTCCTTCTTTGGAAACTTTATATAAGGGAATAGTTAAAGAAAAGCAACCATTTGAAAGgctcgaaatgaaaaaagaagatttattagaaatgtttaaatataatgaatttaaaatacgaattttaaatgataaagtACATACTCCTACTACTACGGTTTATAGATGTGGCCCATTGATCGATTTATGTAGAGGTCCACATATTAGACATACGGGAAAGGTTAAAGCTATTAAAGTTACGAAAAATTCTTCAACATATTGGGAAGGTAACGCCGAAGCAGAATCATTGCAAAGAATATATGGAATAAGTTTTCCTGATACTAAACAAATGAAAGAATGGGAAAAATTTCAAGAAGAAGCTGCTAAACGTGATCATAGAAAAATTGGAAAGGAACaagaattattctttttccatgAACTTTCACCTGGTTCTTGCTTCTTTCAACCACGTGGCGCTTATATTTATAACActttaatcgaatttattcgtggtgaatatagaaagagaggttTTCAAGAGGTTGTCTCtcctaatatttataatagtaaattaTGGCAAACTTCTGGTCATTGGCAACATTATGCAGATAATATGTTTTCATTTGACGTTGAAAAGGAAACGTTTGCATTAAAGCCAATGAATTGTCCAGGTCATTGTATGATTTTTGACGTAAGAAATAGATCTTGGCGTGAATTGCCTTTAAGAATGGCAGATTTTGGTGTATTACATCGCAATGAATTATCTGGCGCATTAACCGGTCTTACTAGAGTTAGACGTTTCCAACAAGATGATGCACATATATTTTGCACGATAGATCAAATCAAGGATGAAATGTTAGGAGCATTGGATTTCCTACGTCATGTATATTCTGTATTTggttttacatttaatttatgtTTATCTACGCGCCCTGAAAAATATTTGGGAGATTTGGCTCTTTGGGATTTAGCAGAAAAAGCATTGGAGGACAGTTTAAATGCTTTTGGAGAATCGTGGAAAATAAATCCTCAGGATGGTGCTTTTTATGGTCCTAAAATTGATATAACAATTATGGATGCTTTAAAAAGATCACATCAATGTGCTACGATACAATTAGATTTTCAATTACCaattagatttaatttatCGTACATCAA tGAATCAGGCGAAAAGACAAGGCCAGTAATTATTCACAGAGCTATATTGGGTTCTGTAGAAAGAATGATCGCTATCCTTACCGAATCTTATGCAGGAAAGTGGCCATTTTGGTTATCACCAAGACAAGTAATGGTGATTCCTGTTGGAACACCTTTTGAGGAATATGCGATTGAAGTTAAAACGAAACTTTGGGAGGCAGGCTTTAATGCAGAAGTTGATACTGATTCTAGTGATAcgatgaacaaaaaaattcgTAATGCTCAATTGGCACAATTTAACTTTATACTTG ttgtcggagagaaagaacgaaacgcTGGGACTGTGAACGTTCGTACGAGAGATAACGTTGTTCACGGTGAAATCAAAACGGAGGATTTAATCGAaaagtttaaattatttaaagaaaggaaagatcgTAACTGCGAGGAAAGGTTTCAATAA
- the LOC124427105 gene encoding threonine--tRNA ligase 1, cytoplasmic isoform X3 produces the protein MKPGKEKKVAVEKNSISELNPWPEYIQERIILWDKLKAEYDAEIANKESEEIIVTLPDGKEVTCQSWRTTPYEIARNISQGLSDSIVIAKVNNELWDLDRPLEYNCKLQLLKFDDPDAQQVFWHSSAHILGEAMERIYGGCLCYGPPIENGFYYDMYLGDKGISNLDFPSLETLYKGIVKEKQPFERLEMKKEDLLEMFKYNEFKIRILNDKVHTPTTTVYRCGPLIDLCRGPHIRHTGKVKAIKVTKNSSTYWEGNAEAESLQRIYGISFPDTKQMKEWEKFQEEAAKRDHRKIGKEQELFFFHELSPGSCFFQPRGAYIYNTLIEFIRGEYRKRGFQEVVSPNIYNSKLWQTSGHWQHYADNMFSFDVEKETFALKPMNCPGHCMIFDVRNRSWRELPLRMADFGVLHRNELSGALTGLTRVRRFQQDDAHIFCTIDQIKDEMLGALDFLRHVYSVFGFTFNLCLSTRPEKYLGDLALWDLAEKALEDSLNAFGESWKINPQDGAFYGPKIDITIMDALKRSHQCATIQLDFQLPIRFNLSYINESGEKTRPVIIHRAILGSVERMIAILTESYAGKWPFWLSPRQVMVIPVGTPFEEYAIEVKTKLWEAGFNAEVDTDSSDTMNKKIRNAQLAQFNFILVVGEKERNAGTVNVRTRDNVVHGEIKTEDLIEKFKLFKERKDRNCEERFQ, from the exons ATGAAGccaggaaaagagaaaaaagttgcAGTTGAAAAGAATTCAATTAGTGAATTAAATCCATGGCCTGAATATATAcaa GAACGTATAATATTATGGGATAAGTTAAAAGCCGAATACGATGCTGAAATTGCTAATAAAGAATCAGAAGAGATAATTGTGACGCTTCCAGATGGGAAAGAAGTTACCTGCCAATCATGGCGTACTACACCATATGAAATTGCAAGGAATATTAGTCAAGGACTATCGGATAGTATTGTAATAGCAAAGGTTAATAATGAACTTTGGGATCTCGATAGACCTTTGGAATACAATTGTAAACTTCAACTTCTTAAATTCGACGATCCAGACGCACAACAAGTTTTCTGGCATTCTAGTGCTCATATCCTTGGAGAAGCCATGGAAAGAATATATGGTGGTTGTTTATGTTATGGACCTCCAATTGAAAATGGTTTTTACTATGACATGTACCTTGGCGATAAAGGTATATCTAATTTAGATTTTCCTTCTTTGGAAACTTTATATAAGGGAATAGTTAAAGAAAAGCAACCATTTGAAAGgctcgaaatgaaaaaagaagatttattagaaatgtttaaatataatgaatttaaaatacgaattttaaatgataaagtACATACTCCTACTACTACGGTTTATAGATGTGGCCCATTGATCGATTTATGTAGAGGTCCACATATTAGACATACGGGAAAGGTTAAAGCTATTAAAGTTACGAAAAATTCTTCAACATATTGGGAAGGTAACGCCGAAGCAGAATCATTGCAAAGAATATATGGAATAAGTTTTCCTGATACTAAACAAATGAAAGAATGGGAAAAATTTCAAGAAGAAGCTGCTAAACGTGATCATAGAAAAATTGGAAAGGAACaagaattattctttttccatgAACTTTCACCTGGTTCTTGCTTCTTTCAACCACGTGGCGCTTATATTTATAACActttaatcgaatttattcgtggtgaatatagaaagagaggttTTCAAGAGGTTGTCTCtcctaatatttataatagtaaattaTGGCAAACTTCTGGTCATTGGCAACATTATGCAGATAATATGTTTTCATTTGACGTTGAAAAGGAAACGTTTGCATTAAAGCCAATGAATTGTCCAGGTCATTGTATGATTTTTGACGTAAGAAATAGATCTTGGCGTGAATTGCCTTTAAGAATGGCAGATTTTGGTGTATTACATCGCAATGAATTATCTGGCGCATTAACCGGTCTTACTAGAGTTAGACGTTTCCAACAAGATGATGCACATATATTTTGCACGATAGATCAAATCAAGGATGAAATGTTAGGAGCATTGGATTTCCTACGTCATGTATATTCTGTATTTggttttacatttaatttatgtTTATCTACGCGCCCTGAAAAATATTTGGGAGATTTGGCTCTTTGGGATTTAGCAGAAAAAGCATTGGAGGACAGTTTAAATGCTTTTGGAGAATCGTGGAAAATAAATCCTCAGGATGGTGCTTTTTATGGTCCTAAAATTGATATAACAATTATGGATGCTTTAAAAAGATCACATCAATGTGCTACGATACAATTAGATTTTCAATTACCaattagatttaatttatCGTACATCAA tGAATCAGGCGAAAAGACAAGGCCAGTAATTATTCACAGAGCTATATTGGGTTCTGTAGAAAGAATGATCGCTATCCTTACCGAATCTTATGCAGGAAAGTGGCCATTTTGGTTATCACCAAGACAAGTAATGGTGATTCCTGTTGGAACACCTTTTGAGGAATATGCGATTGAAGTTAAAACGAAACTTTGGGAGGCAGGCTTTAATGCAGAAGTTGATACTGATTCTAGTGATAcgatgaacaaaaaaattcgTAATGCTCAATTGGCACAATTTAACTTTATACTTG ttgtcggagagaaagaacgaaacgcTGGGACTGTGAACGTTCGTACGAGAGATAACGTTGTTCACGGTGAAATCAAAACGGAGGATTTAATCGAaaagtttaaattatttaaagaaaggaaagatcgTAACTGCGAGGAAAGGTTTCAATAA
- the LOC124427133 gene encoding zinc finger protein DPF3-like isoform X2: protein MIYVDITGSNDFLHLTMLVTLPKRRSPSGKVGAAEACSKMTAVAISPASHGIIQVVNESNLLKIESFLNDTAYREAIENSSNYNSRLCRERRLRMPFLDSQTGVAQNHSTLFMSSRERLPGLLHGQIYTYPSKRWRKKRRQYLMHYLHPKRGPRGDTEDGSEGVETITHVNDDSKESVGLKDEHSKDAWYYDEQDMLDMDAYEEPDPDSDYDYEESYSSKRKRRKHRGGGHHPARSHPPTTDSPGTKRTKGGGRGRKKTNYDAVDSDKPFVCDRGTRRGRQNTTTSSTSSPSPAAPAAPAAGATTQPQQPAQLPPAQTPIAPTSPTIPPPKEDHLPAVSSPGGTAVPSPSSVRPEGGPPTPGPAEKKPGKSAQPSPYCDFCLGDARENKKTGGSEELVSCSDCGRSGHPTCLQFTANMIVSVRKYRWQCIECKCCSICGTSDNDDQLLFCDDCDRGYHMYCLSPPLASPPEGSWSCRLCIAEFHRRD, encoded by the exons ATGATTTATGTAGATATTACCGGAAGTAATGATTTTTTACACTTGACTATGTTAGTTACACTTCCGAAAAGAAGGAGTCCAAGCGGCAAAGTAGGAGCAGCAGAGGCTTGCTCAAAGATGACAGCTGTTGCTATCTCTCCTGCTTCTCATGGAATTATTCAAGTAGTTAACGAAAGTAATTTACTTAAAATAGAAAG ttTTCTCAATGACACTGCATACAGGGAAGCCATTGAAAACTCGTCGAATTATAACAGTCGATTATGCAGAGAAAGGAGGTTACGTATGCCCTTTCTGGACTCACAGACgg GTGTAGCGCAGAATCATTCTACGCTTTTCATGTCCTCGAGAGAAAGACTACCGGGATTATTACACGGacaaatttatacatatcCAAGCAAACGATGGAGGAAAAAGAGGCGTCAATATTTAATGCATTATTTACATCCAAAACGTGGACCGAGAGGTGACACAGAAGATGGATCTGAAGGTGTAGAGACTATAACACATGTCAATGATGATAGTAAAGAATCAGTTGGACTTaaag atgaACATAGTAAAGATGCATGGTATTATGACGAACAAGACATGTTGGATATGGATGCATATGAAGAACCTGATCCAGATagtgattatgattatgaagaaagttacagtagtaaaaggaaaaggagaaaacatAGAGGTGGTGGTCATCATCCTGCCAGAAGTCATCCACCAACCACGGATAGTCCTGGGACCAAACGTACAAAG ggTGGGGGACGTGGCCGTAAGAAAACTAACTATGATGCTGTTGACTCCGATAAGCCATTCGTTTGTGACC GTGGTACACGTCGGGGTCGTCAGAACACTACTACCTCGAGTACCTCGAGTCCCTCTCCCGCAGCACCAGCTGCCCCTGCTGCGGGAGCCACAACGCAGCCGCAACAACCAGCACAGTTGCCACCAGCTCAGACGCCCATCGCACCAACATCGCCTACTATACCACCACCTAAGGAAGATCATCTACCAGCAGTATCATCTCCTGGTGGTACCGCTGTACCTTCTCCTTCCTCAGTTAGACCCGAGGGTGGACCACCAACGCCTGGACCTGCTGAGAAAAAGCCTGGAAAATCCGCGCAACCCTCTCCCTACTGTGACTTTTGTTTGGGCGATgcaagagagaataaaaaaactggTGGATCAGAGGAATTGGTCTCTTGCAGTGATTGCGGTCGCTCAG gGCATCCAACATGTTTGCAATTCACTGCGAACATGATCGTTTCTGTTCGCAAGTACAGGTGGCAGTGTATCGAATGCAAATGTTGCTCCATATGTGGCACTTCTGACAACGAC GATCAGCTGCTGTTCTGTGACGACTGTGATCGTGGATACCACATGTATTGTCTGTCTCCACCTCTCGCATCTCCTCCTGAGGGCTCCTGGTCTTGCCGTCTGTGCATAGCAGAATTTCATCGCCGTGATTAA
- the LOC124427133 gene encoding zinc finger protein DPF3-like isoform X1: MIYVDITGSNDFLHLTMLVTLPKRRSPSGKVGAAEACSKMTAVAISPASHGIIQVVNESNLLKIESFLNDTAYREAIENSSNYNSRLCRERRLRMPFLDSQTGVAQNHSTLFMSSRERLPGLLHGQIYTYPSKRWRKKRRQYLMHYLHPKRGPRGDTEDGSEGVETITHVNDDSKESVGLKDEHSKDAWYYDEQDMLDMDAYEEPDPDSDYDYEESYSSKRKRRKHRGGGHHPARSHPPTTDSPGTKRTKGGGRGRKKTNYDAVDSDKPFVCDLCSARYKTRPGLVYHYGHSHSTSSGDPAKELSPSPAEVEPRSVADTAASNQPGGTRRGRQNTTTSSTSSPSPAAPAAPAAGATTQPQQPAQLPPAQTPIAPTSPTIPPPKEDHLPAVSSPGGTAVPSPSSVRPEGGPPTPGPAEKKPGKSAQPSPYCDFCLGDARENKKTGGSEELVSCSDCGRSGHPTCLQFTANMIVSVRKYRWQCIECKCCSICGTSDNDDQLLFCDDCDRGYHMYCLSPPLASPPEGSWSCRLCIAEFHRRD, from the exons ATGATTTATGTAGATATTACCGGAAGTAATGATTTTTTACACTTGACTATGTTAGTTACACTTCCGAAAAGAAGGAGTCCAAGCGGCAAAGTAGGAGCAGCAGAGGCTTGCTCAAAGATGACAGCTGTTGCTATCTCTCCTGCTTCTCATGGAATTATTCAAGTAGTTAACGAAAGTAATTTACTTAAAATAGAAAG ttTTCTCAATGACACTGCATACAGGGAAGCCATTGAAAACTCGTCGAATTATAACAGTCGATTATGCAGAGAAAGGAGGTTACGTATGCCCTTTCTGGACTCACAGACgg GTGTAGCGCAGAATCATTCTACGCTTTTCATGTCCTCGAGAGAAAGACTACCGGGATTATTACACGGacaaatttatacatatcCAAGCAAACGATGGAGGAAAAAGAGGCGTCAATATTTAATGCATTATTTACATCCAAAACGTGGACCGAGAGGTGACACAGAAGATGGATCTGAAGGTGTAGAGACTATAACACATGTCAATGATGATAGTAAAGAATCAGTTGGACTTaaag atgaACATAGTAAAGATGCATGGTATTATGACGAACAAGACATGTTGGATATGGATGCATATGAAGAACCTGATCCAGATagtgattatgattatgaagaaagttacagtagtaaaaggaaaaggagaaaacatAGAGGTGGTGGTCATCATCCTGCCAGAAGTCATCCACCAACCACGGATAGTCCTGGGACCAAACGTACAAAG ggTGGGGGACGTGGCCGTAAGAAAACTAACTATGATGCTGTTGACTCCGATAAGCCATTCGTTTGTGACC TATGCAGCGCACGGTATAAAACCAGACCTGGTCTGGTCTACCATTATGGTCATTCCCACTCTACTTCCTCTGGTGATCCTGCTAAGGAACTAAGTCCCAGTCCTGCCGAAGTTGAACCTAGGAGCGTTGCAGACACCGCTGCTTCGAACCAGCCAG GTGGTACACGTCGGGGTCGTCAGAACACTACTACCTCGAGTACCTCGAGTCCCTCTCCCGCAGCACCAGCTGCCCCTGCTGCGGGAGCCACAACGCAGCCGCAACAACCAGCACAGTTGCCACCAGCTCAGACGCCCATCGCACCAACATCGCCTACTATACCACCACCTAAGGAAGATCATCTACCAGCAGTATCATCTCCTGGTGGTACCGCTGTACCTTCTCCTTCCTCAGTTAGACCCGAGGGTGGACCACCAACGCCTGGACCTGCTGAGAAAAAGCCTGGAAAATCCGCGCAACCCTCTCCCTACTGTGACTTTTGTTTGGGCGATgcaagagagaataaaaaaactggTGGATCAGAGGAATTGGTCTCTTGCAGTGATTGCGGTCGCTCAG gGCATCCAACATGTTTGCAATTCACTGCGAACATGATCGTTTCTGTTCGCAAGTACAGGTGGCAGTGTATCGAATGCAAATGTTGCTCCATATGTGGCACTTCTGACAACGAC GATCAGCTGCTGTTCTGTGACGACTGTGATCGTGGATACCACATGTATTGTCTGTCTCCACCTCTCGCATCTCCTCCTGAGGGCTCCTGGTCTTGCCGTCTGTGCATAGCAGAATTTCATCGCCGTGATTAA